CGCTCCAAAATTTTGGGGTATTGTTATTGCTGTACCAATACTTGCCTCAATGTTTAATGTGGTTGGCATATTAGGTAGTTATATAGTCGGCGTACTTATGGTAGGATTAGATCATGGTATATTTTGGTCACAGATTGCTATGCAAGTGGATTGGCATGTTGATATCGTTAATGGACTGATCAAAAGCATCACGTTTGGTATCAATATGGCTTGGATTGCTATTTTTAAAGGCTATACCGCCGTACCAACTGCTGAAGGCGTTGCTCAAGCAACAACACAGACTGTTGTGCTATCAGCCCTAAGTGTTTTGGCGCTTGACTTTATATTAACGGCTTTCATGTTTTAGCTAGCAATAAAGAGCTACAGCAAACAAAGCGTACAACAGCTACTCATTGCTGTTATGATGGTTCCAAGGAAACATTGAAATGATGGTTGTTTCAATTATGATTGAATGAAGATGGGTTGAAGTTAATCATGATGAAGCGTGCATTAACAGATTTATGGGTTGGATTGTTTGTTTCAATGGGCATAATCGCTATTAGTTTTTTAGCTTTGCAAAGCGCTAATTTGTCCAATCAGGGTAAAGAAGAAAGCTACACGTTATACGCAGAATTTGACAATGTGGGCAATTTGGCAATTAGGGCGCCCGTTAAATCTTCCGGGGTGTTAATTGGGCGAGTCATTGATATCCAGTTAAATGCCAAAAAATATCTCGCCAGAGTGACGTTTAGCGTGAACAATCGGTACCGTTTTAGCCGTGATGTCAGCGCAGAAATACTTACAGCAGGCTTGTTAGGTGAGCAATATATTAATCTGACACAAGGTGCTGAGCCATTTTATATTGAACCTAATGAACAAGTTACACTAACTTCCTCGGCAGTCGTGCTGGAACAGTTAATTGATAAATTTATCACCGGATGGGATAAAAAATGAAGCCGCAGCATGTTATGCAATGGTTCGTTAAAAAAATTAGCGTGGCGCTTTGTATGATGTCAATCGTAGTATTGGCTCAAGCCAGTACACCGAGCGAATTTGTGCAAAATAACTCACAAAAAGTAATTGATATTATTCAATGGCATAATGGCAAAAATGGCGCGCAAATTAGACAACAAATTGAAGTAGCAGTGATACCTTGGTTTGATTTTGACCGCATTACTGCTTTAGCAGTAGGGCAACATTGGAAAAAAGCCACACCAACACAGCAAACTCAGCTTGTTACTGCATTCCAGCAACTTTTACTGAATACCTATACCAGTATGGTTATTGGCTTTAAAAATGCGAAAATCATCATTAAACAAAAACCAAGACTGTTTGAAAACAGCAGTACATCAGTAGCAATGGTTAATGTACAAGTTAGACTTCCACAAGGTACACGCAGCAGAAAAATCTCTGTTAAATACGCACTTTACAAAAGCGAAGCAGATTGGAAAATCTTTAATGTCAGCGTTGAGGGCATGAGTTTGGTCACCATGTATCGTCATCAATTTAATAGCAAAGTAGCTAGAAACGGTATTAGTGGACTGATTCATTTTTT
This genomic stretch from Neisseriales bacterium harbors:
- the mlaD gene encoding outer membrane lipid asymmetry maintenance protein MlaD; its protein translation is MKRALTDLWVGLFVSMGIIAISFLALQSANLSNQGKEESYTLYAEFDNVGNLAIRAPVKSSGVLIGRVIDIQLNAKKYLARVTFSVNNRYRFSRDVSAEILTAGLLGEQYINLTQGAEPFYIEPNEQVTLTSSAVVLEQLIDKFITGWDKK
- a CDS encoding ABC transporter substrate-binding protein, producing the protein MKPQHVMQWFVKKISVALCMMSIVVLAQASTPSEFVQNNSQKVIDIIQWHNGKNGAQIRQQIEVAVIPWFDFDRITALAVGQHWKKATPTQQTQLVTAFQQLLLNTYTSMVIGFKNAKIIIKQKPRLFENSSTSVAMVNVQVRLPQGTRSRKISVKYALYKSEADWKIFNVSVEGMSLVTMYRHQFNSKVARNGISGLIHFLQEKNRQTHS